One region of Ornithorhynchus anatinus isolate Pmale09 chromosome X5, mOrnAna1.pri.v4, whole genome shotgun sequence genomic DNA includes:
- the OSTF1 gene encoding osteoclast-stimulating factor 1 isoform X2 encodes MQSWQPYGWPGVWSSCLGLWWMPDELYFEEGDIIYITDMSDTNWWKGTCKGRTGLIPSNYVAEQAESIDNPLHEAAKRGNLSWLRECLDNRVGVNGLDKAGSTALYWACHGGHKDVVEVLFTQPNIELNQQNKLGDTALHAAAWKGYADIVELLLAKGARTDLKNNEKKLALDMATNASCASLLKKKQGTDIVRTLSNAEEYLDDEDSD; translated from the exons ATGCAGTCCTGGCAGCCATATGGGTGGCCTGGTGTTTGGAGCAGCTGTCTGGGACTGTGGTGGATG cctgaTGAACTGTATTTTGAAGAAGGGGATATTATCTACATTACCGACATG AGTGACACCAATTGGTGGAAAGGAACCTGTAAGGGCAGGACTGGCCTTATACCAAGCAACTATG tGGCCGAGCAAGCTGAATCCATTGATAATCCACTGCATGAAGCTGCCAAAAGAG GCAACTTGAGCTGGTTGAGAGAATGTttggacaacagagttggtgttaATGGCTTAGACAAAGCTGGAAGCACCGCCTTGTACTGGGCTTGCCATGGTGGCCACAAAG ATGTAGTGGAAGTGTTGTTTACCCAACCAAATATTGAACTAAACCAACAG AACAAATTGGGTGATACAGCTTTACATGCTGCTGCTTGGAAGGGTTATGCAGATATTGTAGAGCTGCTTCTGGCAAAAG GGGCTAGAACGGATTTAAAAAACAATGAGAAGAAGTTAGCCCTGGATATGGCTACCAATGCTTCTTGTGCTTCTTTGCTTAAAAAGAAACAAGGGACAG ATATTGTGCGAACATTAAGTAATGCAGAAGAATATCTTGATGATGAAGATTCTGATTAA
- the OSTF1 gene encoding osteoclast-stimulating factor 1 isoform X1: protein MSKPPPKPVKPGQVKVFRALYTFEPRTPDELYFEEGDIIYITDMSDTNWWKGTCKGRTGLIPSNYVAEQAESIDNPLHEAAKRGNLSWLRECLDNRVGVNGLDKAGSTALYWACHGGHKDVVEVLFTQPNIELNQQNKLGDTALHAAAWKGYADIVELLLAKGARTDLKNNEKKLALDMATNASCASLLKKKQGTDIVRTLSNAEEYLDDEDSD, encoded by the exons gcCAGGTCAAGGTCTTCAGAGCTCTGTATACATTTGAACCTAGAACT cctgaTGAACTGTATTTTGAAGAAGGGGATATTATCTACATTACCGACATG AGTGACACCAATTGGTGGAAAGGAACCTGTAAGGGCAGGACTGGCCTTATACCAAGCAACTATG tGGCCGAGCAAGCTGAATCCATTGATAATCCACTGCATGAAGCTGCCAAAAGAG GCAACTTGAGCTGGTTGAGAGAATGTttggacaacagagttggtgttaATGGCTTAGACAAAGCTGGAAGCACCGCCTTGTACTGGGCTTGCCATGGTGGCCACAAAG ATGTAGTGGAAGTGTTGTTTACCCAACCAAATATTGAACTAAACCAACAG AACAAATTGGGTGATACAGCTTTACATGCTGCTGCTTGGAAGGGTTATGCAGATATTGTAGAGCTGCTTCTGGCAAAAG GGGCTAGAACGGATTTAAAAAACAATGAGAAGAAGTTAGCCCTGGATATGGCTACCAATGCTTCTTGTGCTTCTTTGCTTAAAAAGAAACAAGGGACAG ATATTGTGCGAACATTAAGTAATGCAGAAGAATATCTTGATGATGAAGATTCTGATTAA